From the genome of Hyperolius riggenbachi isolate aHypRig1 chromosome 9, aHypRig1.pri, whole genome shotgun sequence, one region includes:
- the LOC137532442 gene encoding parvalbumin alpha-like yields the protein MTTDINLIRAPGSFDHKKFFDLNGLKNKSKVVFKKVYEILDTDSSGILEKEELHFMVRVFSEKGRILSDKEVSDILKAGDKDGDGKLSMDEFMNLVNKS from the exons atgacgacagacatcAATCTCATCAGGg CTCCTGGCTCCTTCGACCACAAGAAATTCTTCGATCTGAATGGCCTAAAGAACAAAAGCAAGGTTGTATTTAAAAAAGTCTATGAAATCTTGGACACAGACAGTAGCGGAATACTCGAGAAGGAGGAGCTCCA TTTCATGGTGAGAGTCTTCAGTGAAAAAGGTAGAATATTGTCTGACAAGGAAGTCTCAGACATTCTCAAAGCCGGTGACAAAGATGGAGACGGAAAACTCAGCATGGACG AGTTTATGAATCTCGTCAATAAATCCTAA